A region from the Silene latifolia isolate original U9 population chromosome 7, ASM4854445v1, whole genome shotgun sequence genome encodes:
- the LOC141590911 gene encoding exopolygalacturonase clone GBGE184-like — protein sequence MAINNNVIVLGLLISSMYSGLATTAFALPAVFDVTKYGAVGDGSPATTDDGDSANSLAFIQAWRAACDSPGVTRVIIPKGTFMVGPVLFSGPCKSTVTVEIQGIVLANPDVTLYSEPEWILFENVDGVTLTGTGVVDGNGPKTWSLNDCSKSSDCAPLPTSIKFHRVNNGVIDGIKSDNAMFFHMFITNCQNVAIRNVKITAPFNSPNTDGIHIGGSTLVNITNSIIGTGDDCISIGHGSKDITVTGVTCGPGHGISIGSLGKYNNELEVSKVLVKNCTLIGTTNGARVKSWPGNKPNKASGIIFEDLIMDHVKNPIIIDQQYGKKKSTEASHVKISDVHFRNIRGTSTTNEVVTLACSPAIPCEGIEISNINLTFDGKQVLHRKVAPNLGVLAICSNAKVTFSGKHDGINC from the exons ATGGCGATTAATAATAATGTAATTGTATTAGGCCTATTGATATCGTCAATGTACAGTGGCCTTGCTACGACTGCCTTTGCATTGCCTGCGGTTTTTGATGTAACCAAGTATGGTGCAGTCGGAGATGGCTCCCCTGCTACTACCGATGATGGAGACTCGGCCAATTCCTTG GCGTTTATCCAGGCATGGAGGGCAGCATGCGATAGCCCCGGGGTAACTAGAGTAATAATTCCAAAAGGAACATTTATGGTAGGACCAGTTTTATTTTCAGGACCCTGCAAATCTACCGTGACCGTTGAAATTCAAGGAATTGTGTTGGCTAACCCTGATGTCACTCTCTATTCTGAACCCGAATGGATTTTATTTGAGAATGTTGATGGTGTTACCCTCACCGGCACTGGTGTAGTCGATGGTAACGGTCCTAAAACTTGGAGTTTGAATGATTGCTCTAAGAGTTCCGATTGTGCACCTCTCCCTACT TCTATAAAATTCCACAGAGTTAACAACGGAGTGATTGATGGAATTAAATCAGATAATGCTATGTTCTTTCATATGTTTATTACCAATTGTCAAAATGTGGCAATTCGTAATGTAAAAATCACTGCCCCGTTCAACAGCCCTAATACTGATGGTATTCACATTGGTGGCTCTACTCTTGTCAATATTACTAATTCCATTATTGGAACCGGAGACGATTGTATATCTATTGGACACGGTTCTAAAGACATTACTGTAACCGGTGTAACTTGTGGCCCTGGTCATGGTATCAG TATTGGGAGTCTTGGAAAATATAACAACGAGCTAGAAGTGAGCAAAGTGCTAGTTAAGAATTGCACACTTATTGGAACTACAAATGGTGCAAGAGTTAAATCATGGCCAGGGAATAAGCCAAACAAAGCCTCGGGAATTATATTTGAAGATTTGATAATGGATCATGTGAAGAACCCTATTATTATTGATCAACAATATGGCAAGAAAAAGAGCACCGAG GCATCTCATGTGAAGATTAGTGATGTTCACTTTAGAAATATTAGAGGAACCTCGACCACCAATGAAGTGGTCACTTTAGCATGCAGTCCAGCTATACCTTGTGAAGGAATTGAGATTTCAAATATTAACCTCACTTTTGATGGGAAACAAGTATTACATAGGAAGGTTGCTCCTAATCTAGGAGTTTTGGCTATTTGTTCAAATGCTAAGGTCACttttagtggaaaacatgatggaATTAATTGCTAA